From one Bacteroidota bacterium genomic stretch:
- a CDS encoding peptide ABC transporter substrate-binding protein, with translation MRKFFLFLPLLFLLGSCGNDTANSRPKEGKGGRTYGGTLKFNETDKFQTLFPTQITDAISSHIATQIYEGLVKFDPRTLKIAPCIASTWEVDTSGTLYTFHLRKDVKFQDDPCFPDGKGRLVTADDVRYSFELLCKNDGNNANFISTFKGRVVGANNFYNSGANAKPGSLEGIKVVDPQTIQIRLEKPNISFLYILANTTASIVPKEAVEKYGDKMHVGTGAFIVSSIANDSSSVILVRNDNYYGKDSLGNILPFLDSIKISYIDNKKSELDLFQNNQLDFVWGLSAEAVKTFVPQVISEFEQKPPKFLLDHSSEFVTQMYEFNTTRPPFDNVKVRQAFSYAIDRDYIVEEILAGEAYGPGINGICPPALPGYKASEVIGYEQEKESAEETKKQKDADREMARKLLADAGYPDGKNFPSVKLILNSGGSRNTLVAEEIQNEIREVLHVNIEIANVSFQQKLNDEKFARADIFRSAWVADFPSAESFLSLFYGADVPDSTSQPSFPNTSRYRNPEFDKLYDAGRTAKTIDEANKNFLAAEQLMMADAPVIILWYDENYRLTQYRVKNFYTNPMRYLDFSQVYLKEEPAKKNGKDSASGGGKKNDAEEQQH, from the coding sequence ATGAGAAAATTTTTTCTTTTCCTTCCTCTTCTTTTTCTGCTTGGCTCCTGCGGCAATGATACCGCGAATTCCAGGCCCAAAGAAGGAAAGGGCGGTCGAACTTATGGTGGCACTCTGAAATTCAATGAGACGGATAAGTTTCAAACCCTTTTCCCCACTCAGATCACTGATGCGATCTCATCACACATTGCTACACAGATCTATGAAGGACTTGTAAAATTTGATCCGCGTACTTTAAAGATAGCTCCCTGTATTGCTTCAACCTGGGAAGTGGATACATCTGGCACCTTATATACATTCCATTTACGTAAAGATGTAAAATTCCAGGACGATCCTTGTTTTCCCGATGGTAAAGGACGGCTTGTGACTGCGGATGATGTTCGTTATTCATTCGAACTTCTCTGTAAAAACGATGGCAACAACGCAAATTTTATTTCCACATTTAAAGGAAGAGTAGTGGGTGCGAATAATTTTTATAACTCCGGCGCAAATGCAAAACCCGGCTCGCTTGAAGGAATAAAAGTTGTAGATCCTCAAACCATTCAAATCCGCCTCGAAAAACCGAACATCTCATTCCTTTATATACTTGCTAATACAACAGCGAGCATTGTTCCGAAAGAAGCCGTGGAAAAATACGGAGATAAAATGCACGTTGGAACCGGCGCTTTCATTGTATCATCCATAGCCAATGACAGCAGCAGTGTTATTCTTGTTCGCAATGACAATTACTACGGAAAAGATTCGCTCGGCAACATTCTTCCTTTTCTCGACTCCATCAAAATCTCCTATATAGATAATAAAAAATCAGAGCTTGATCTCTTCCAGAATAATCAACTCGATTTTGTTTGGGGGCTGAGTGCAGAAGCTGTTAAGACTTTTGTTCCGCAGGTAATTTCAGAATTCGAACAGAAGCCGCCGAAATTCCTTCTCGATCACTCCTCAGAATTTGTAACGCAGATGTATGAGTTCAATACTACTCGTCCACCGTTTGATAATGTAAAAGTCCGCCAGGCGTTTTCTTATGCCATTGACCGCGATTATATAGTAGAAGAAATTCTTGCCGGTGAAGCTTATGGTCCCGGAATAAACGGGATTTGTCCGCCTGCACTTCCGGGTTATAAAGCAAGTGAAGTAATAGGTTATGAGCAGGAAAAAGAATCGGCAGAAGAAACAAAAAAACAAAAAGATGCTGACCGTGAAATGGCGCGCAAACTTCTTGCCGATGCCGGTTATCCCGACGGAAAGAATTTCCCGAGTGTGAAACTCATTCTCAACAGCGGCGGATCAAGGAATACGCTGGTGGCTGAAGAGATCCAGAACGAGATCCGTGAAGTGCTTCATGTTAATATTGAGATCGCCAATGTTTCATTCCAGCAAAAACTGAATGATGAGAAATTTGCACGCGCCGATATTTTCCGCTCTGCCTGGGTGGCCGATTTTCCTTCTGCCGAATCTTTCCTCTCTTTGTTTTATGGCGCCGATGTTCCCGACAGTACTTCACAACCTTCTTTCCCGAATACCAGCCGTTACAGAAATCCGGAGTTTGACAAATTGTATGACGCCGGAAGAACTGCTAAAACAATTGATGAGGCAAATAAAAATTTCCTCGCAGCAGAACAACTGATGATGGCAGATGCTCCTGTTATCATTCTGTGGTACGATGAGAATTACCGGCTCACGCAGTATCGCGTAAAAAATTTCTATACCAACCCGATGCGCTATCTCGATTTCTCACAGGTGTATCTCAAAGAAGAACCTGCGAAGAAGAATGGAAAAGATTCTGCTTCCGGTGGTGGAAAAAAGAATGACGCTGAAGAACAGCAACACTGA
- a CDS encoding DUF4139 domain-containing protein, with the protein MKKIFFFIMMSPLLVKAGDNEQNIEAPISAVTVYLSGVEVSHSKTISLSPGRNELHFVGLTSKLIPKSIQFTAAGDVSILSITNRIDYIYGEKKNDVVLKQLNDSLEMMSDQEAILQGQIDAYTREKAMLDANRSIGGNEKGVTNAELKLNADFFLQRMTEINTELVKLNRKTSELSEIISRLHQQVNEANQRTNPPMGEITILVSVGGTMKIESLCNLSYVASDAGWAPSYDLIAEDVEKPIDLKYRAKVFNNTNVDWKDVAMKLSTSDPMQSALAPELDKWTLNFDNDYNSYGYQQQQYYNNNNYGANNNAPATLESQNLANSAPAQKDRSVVIAGVIDYKNQSQQNQQQQYNQIEISELSAEFDIKQKYDIPADAKPYIVDVTSYNLNATFQYQSVPKVDRDAFLLARITGWEDLDLVEGPANVYFGGTYIGQSYIYTRSTDDTLDLSFGRDQKLVVTRTKLSEVNNDKTVGTTKKETFSYEIAVKNTRKSMVNVKLEDQVPVSQDAEITVETPELSKGVLDPATGIITWNLNIPPGETVKVKLTYVIKYPKNKRVKTQRKKSVACPSF; encoded by the coding sequence ATGAAAAAAATATTTTTCTTCATTATGATGTCCCCGCTTCTCGTGAAAGCCGGCGACAACGAACAGAACATTGAAGCTCCGATCTCCGCCGTCACTGTTTATCTCAGCGGCGTTGAAGTTTCACATTCCAAAACAATTTCACTTTCTCCCGGAAGAAATGAATTGCATTTTGTAGGACTCACATCAAAGCTGATCCCGAAAAGCATCCAATTCACTGCGGCGGGAGATGTTTCCATTCTCTCCATAACCAATCGTATCGATTATATCTACGGTGAGAAAAAAAATGATGTGGTGCTGAAACAACTGAATGATTCTCTCGAAATGATGAGTGACCAGGAAGCGATCTTACAGGGACAGATCGACGCCTACACGCGCGAGAAAGCAATGCTTGATGCGAATCGTTCCATCGGCGGAAATGAGAAAGGAGTAACAAATGCTGAATTGAAACTCAACGCCGATTTTTTCCTGCAGCGAATGACGGAGATCAATACCGAACTCGTGAAGCTCAACAGGAAAACTTCTGAACTTTCTGAGATCATTTCGCGTTTGCATCAGCAGGTGAATGAAGCCAACCAGCGCACCAATCCGCCAATGGGCGAAATAACTATTCTCGTTTCTGTTGGTGGCACTATGAAAATAGAATCGCTTTGCAATCTGAGTTATGTTGCAAGTGATGCGGGCTGGGCGCCGAGTTACGATCTCATTGCGGAAGATGTGGAAAAACCGATCGACCTGAAATACCGCGCAAAGGTTTTCAATAACACGAACGTGGACTGGAAAGATGTAGCGATGAAATTATCAACGTCAGATCCGATGCAGAGCGCACTTGCGCCTGAACTCGACAAGTGGACGCTGAATTTTGATAATGATTACAACAGTTACGGTTACCAGCAGCAACAATATTATAACAACAATAATTACGGTGCGAACAATAATGCTCCTGCTACACTCGAAAGCCAGAATCTTGCCAACTCCGCTCCTGCGCAAAAAGACAGATCGGTGGTGATCGCGGGCGTGATCGATTACAAAAATCAGTCGCAACAGAATCAACAGCAACAATACAACCAGATTGAAATATCAGAACTGAGTGCAGAATTCGATATCAAACAGAAATATGATATTCCCGCAGATGCAAAACCTTATATCGTTGATGTTACATCGTACAATCTCAACGCAACTTTCCAGTACCAGAGTGTTCCGAAAGTTGACCGCGATGCATTTCTTCTTGCGCGCATCACCGGATGGGAAGATCTTGATCTTGTAGAAGGCCCTGCCAATGTTTATTTCGGCGGAACATACATCGGTCAGTCCTATATCTACACACGCAGCACAGATGATACGCTCGATCTTTCTTTCGGACGAGATCAGAAATTAGTGGTGACACGAACAAAACTTTCTGAAGTGAACAACGACAAAACTGTCGGGACCACGAAGAAAGAAACTTTCTCTTATGAAATTGCCGTGAAGAACACGCGGAAATCTATGGTGAATGTGAAACTCGAAGACCAGGTTCCGGTTTCGCAGGATGCAGAGATCACAGTGGAAACTCCGGAACTTTCGAAAGGAGTTCTCGATCCTGCAACGGGAATCATCACCTGGAACCTGAATATTCCGCCGGGAGAAACAGTAAAAGTGAAACTCACTTACGTGATAAAATATCCGAAAAACAAGAGGGTAAAAACACAACGGAAAAAATCTGTTGCTTGTCCCAGCTTCTGA